A section of the Dermacoccus nishinomiyaensis genome encodes:
- a CDS encoding MraY family glycosyltransferase produces MREYVLISVVAAIVTFVMTPLARWSAVRFGAVTQVRARDVHALPIPRLGGVALFVGFLAAVGVASRLPYLSHVFDSREAIGTTIAAAMMCGLGAWDDFAELNWAIKFGGQALAACVLVVSGVQFLFLPLGEQTVLPTPVLVVLSVLVILVIVNAVNWVDGLDGLAAGMVGIASFSFFVYAYQQAVQWGDKSVFTTSAFIAAATVGVCVGFLPHNFHPARLFMGDAGSLLLGTLIAAATISFAGNLDPAAVSGSGDASVAFLLPLLVPLAILAVPLWDFAAAIVRRLRSGQKPWEADGRHLHHRMLKIGHTHRAAVLILYLWSIGIALGLVSMAYWPVERSLAALTGLTVLAFALTWGLPRWRRRKAL; encoded by the coding sequence GTGCGTGAGTACGTCCTCATCAGCGTCGTCGCTGCGATCGTCACGTTCGTGATGACGCCGCTCGCACGGTGGTCGGCAGTTCGCTTCGGTGCGGTGACGCAGGTGCGTGCGCGTGACGTGCACGCCCTGCCGATCCCGCGGCTCGGGGGAGTGGCGCTGTTCGTCGGCTTCCTCGCCGCCGTCGGTGTCGCCTCGCGGCTGCCGTACCTGTCGCACGTGTTCGACAGTCGCGAAGCCATCGGCACGACGATCGCCGCGGCCATGATGTGCGGGCTCGGCGCGTGGGACGACTTCGCGGAGCTCAACTGGGCCATCAAGTTCGGTGGTCAGGCGCTCGCGGCCTGCGTCCTCGTCGTCTCGGGCGTGCAGTTTCTCTTCCTGCCGCTGGGGGAGCAGACCGTCCTGCCGACGCCGGTGCTCGTCGTGCTGTCGGTGCTCGTCATTCTCGTCATCGTCAACGCCGTGAACTGGGTTGACGGTCTCGACGGTCTCGCAGCCGGCATGGTGGGCATCGCCTCGTTCTCATTCTTCGTCTACGCCTACCAACAGGCCGTGCAGTGGGGCGACAAGTCGGTGTTCACGACGTCAGCCTTCATCGCGGCGGCGACGGTGGGTGTCTGCGTCGGCTTCCTGCCGCACAACTTTCATCCGGCGCGGTTGTTCATGGGGGACGCCGGCTCGTTGCTCCTCGGCACGCTCATCGCGGCCGCCACGATCTCGTTCGCCGGCAACCTCGACCCGGCGGCCGTCTCCGGTTCGGGTGACGCCTCCGTCGCGTTCCTGCTCCCGCTGCTCGTGCCCCTCGCGATCCTCGCGGTGCCGCTGTGGGATTTCGCCGCGGCCATCGTGCGTCGCCTGCGCTCCGGGCAGAAACCGTGGGAGGCGGACGGTCGCCACCTGCACCACCGCATGCTGAAGATCGGGCACACGCACCGCGCGGCCGTGCTCATCCTCTACCTGTGGTCGATCGGCATCGCCCTCGGCCTCGTCTCGATGGCGTACTGGCCCGTCGAGCGCTCGCTCGCCGCCCTCACGGGGCTGACGGTCCTCGCCTTCGCGCTGACGTGGGGGCTGCCCCGTTGGCGACGCCGCAAGGCCTTGTGA
- a CDS encoding DUF2550 family protein, translating into MDSAMTAGEITLALAAIVVLLALAAMVLRTRAIGRDGNLAVMAVRYPGASWRTGMVRYRHDRLEWFSFRSMTMSPRRTWARGDFFLGSRAQLADGDRPAALSGDAVSVDVRCGEEAFTIAMAPGDYTAMRSWSESAPPGLHADALV; encoded by the coding sequence ATGGATTCAGCGATGACGGCCGGCGAGATCACTCTCGCGCTGGCCGCCATCGTGGTCTTGCTGGCTCTGGCGGCGATGGTGCTTCGCACGCGCGCCATCGGCCGCGACGGCAACCTCGCCGTCATGGCGGTTCGCTACCCCGGCGCGTCGTGGCGCACCGGGATGGTGCGGTACCGCCACGATCGTCTCGAGTGGTTCTCGTTCCGCTCGATGACGATGTCGCCGCGGCGCACCTGGGCGCGCGGCGACTTCTTCCTCGGTTCGCGCGCTCAGCTCGCGGACGGTGACCGCCCGGCGGCCCTGTCGGGTGACGCGGTGAGCGTCGACGTGCGCTGCGGTGAAGAGGCCTTCACCATCGCCATGGCGCCCGGTGACTACACCGCGATGCGCTCGTGGAGCGAGTCCGCACCGCCCGGATTGCACGCGGACGCCCTGGTCTGA
- the atpE gene encoding ATP synthase F0 subunit C: MTGNIGNLAFLGYGLAAIGPGIGIGLIFAAYINGVARQPEARNMLQTIAFTGMALTEALAILGLVFAFVFKG, encoded by the coding sequence ATGACCGGCAACATCGGTAACCTCGCGTTCCTCGGCTACGGCCTTGCTGCGATCGGCCCCGGCATCGGTATCGGTCTGATCTTCGCCGCCTACATCAACGGTGTGGCGCGTCAGCCCGAGGCTCGCAACATGCTGCAGACCATCGCCTTCACCGGCATGGCCCTCACCGAGGCCCTCGCCATCCTTGGTCTGGTCTTCGCGTTCGTCTTCAAGGGCTGA
- a CDS encoding F0F1 ATP synthase subunit delta encodes MQGSSRTALSAARQVLNGTLSGPGDPMNTARELFAVVDVIDSNATLRRALGDPSRESEAKRGLVQRLFSGKIGYDAMAVVTAVAGERWSSERDLSDALERLAVEAATASAEKAGRADAFENELFRFERTVASDAGLRDALSDRSRSGADKAGLVARLLEGKVAPETALLATRAAGSPRGRGFERAIEEFLEGVAGRRGQSSAIVTSAVELTPEQNERLRAALTKMYGKPVQTNVVIDPSVVGGIKVAVGDDVIDGTIARRLDEARAHLSG; translated from the coding sequence ATGCAGGGTTCGTCGAGGACGGCTCTCTCCGCGGCCCGGCAGGTGCTCAACGGCACCCTGTCCGGCCCCGGTGACCCGATGAACACGGCTCGTGAGCTCTTCGCGGTCGTCGACGTCATCGATTCCAACGCGACGCTGCGTCGCGCGCTGGGTGACCCGTCGCGCGAGAGCGAGGCCAAGCGTGGCCTTGTCCAGCGTCTGTTCAGCGGCAAGATCGGCTACGACGCGATGGCGGTCGTGACGGCTGTCGCCGGTGAACGCTGGTCGAGCGAGCGCGACCTCAGTGACGCTCTGGAGCGTCTTGCGGTCGAGGCCGCCACCGCTTCGGCGGAGAAGGCCGGTCGCGCGGATGCTTTCGAGAACGAGCTGTTCCGCTTCGAGCGGACCGTCGCTTCCGACGCGGGCCTCAGGGATGCCCTGTCCGACCGCTCTCGCAGCGGTGCGGACAAGGCCGGGCTCGTCGCCCGTCTGCTCGAGGGCAAGGTCGCCCCCGAGACGGCGCTGCTCGCCACTCGCGCCGCAGGCTCCCCCCGTGGGCGCGGTTTCGAGCGGGCCATCGAGGAGTTCCTCGAGGGCGTGGCCGGGCGCCGCGGCCAGTCGAGCGCGATCGTCACGAGTGCGGTCGAGCTGACCCCGGAGCAGAACGAGCGGCTGCGCGCGGCTCTGACGAAGATGTACGGCAAGCCCGTGCAGACGAACGTCGTCATCGACCCCTCGGTCGTCGGCGGCATCAAGGTGGCTGTCGGTGACGACGTCATCGACGGAACGATCGCGCGTCGCCTCGACGAGGCCCGCGCGCACCTGTCCGGCTGA
- the atpD gene encoding F0F1 ATP synthase subunit beta has protein sequence MTATINESATAAPAAGGVGRVSRVIGPVVDVEFSADTMPEVYNLLTLEVSLNGEQKNINLEVAQHIGDWMVRAISLQPTDGIVRGSEVRDSGGPISVPVGDVTLGHVFNATGDCLDLEEGEQLEVKERWGIHRTAPAFDQLESKTTMFETGIKVIDLLTPYVQGGKIGLFGGAGVGKTVLIQEMIARVARNHGGVSVFAGVGERTREGNDLMVEMEEAGVLGQTALVFGQMDEPPGTRLRVALSALTMAEYFRDVQKQDVLLFIDNIFRFTQAGSEVSTLLGRMPSAVGYQPTLADEMGVLQERITSTRGHSITSMQAIYVPADDYTDPAPATTFAHLDATTELSRDIASMGIYPAVDPLTSTSRILDPRYISKEHYETAVRIKSILQRNKELQDIIAILGIDELSEEDKILVNRARRIQRFLSQNTYVAKQFTGIEGSTVSLQDSIEAFTKIADGDYDHVPEQAFFMCGGLDDVERQAAELAKQD, from the coding sequence ATGACTGCCACCATCAACGAAAGCGCAACCGCGGCCCCGGCCGCGGGCGGCGTGGGCCGCGTCTCGCGCGTCATCGGCCCGGTCGTCGACGTCGAGTTCTCGGCCGACACGATGCCGGAGGTCTACAACCTCCTGACGCTCGAGGTCTCGCTCAACGGCGAGCAGAAGAACATCAACCTCGAGGTCGCCCAGCACATCGGTGACTGGATGGTTCGCGCCATCTCGCTGCAGCCGACGGACGGCATCGTCCGCGGCTCCGAGGTGCGCGACTCCGGCGGGCCGATCTCCGTACCGGTCGGCGACGTCACCCTCGGCCACGTCTTCAACGCGACGGGTGACTGCCTCGACCTCGAAGAGGGCGAGCAGCTCGAGGTCAAGGAGCGCTGGGGTATCCACCGTACGGCGCCCGCGTTCGACCAGCTCGAGTCCAAGACGACGATGTTCGAGACGGGCATCAAGGTCATCGACCTGCTGACCCCGTACGTCCAGGGCGGAAAGATCGGCCTGTTCGGTGGTGCCGGTGTCGGCAAGACCGTTCTGATCCAGGAGATGATCGCTCGAGTCGCTCGCAACCACGGTGGTGTGTCCGTGTTCGCCGGTGTCGGTGAGCGCACCCGTGAGGGCAACGACCTCATGGTCGAGATGGAAGAGGCCGGCGTCCTCGGCCAGACCGCGCTCGTGTTCGGCCAGATGGACGAGCCGCCGGGAACGCGTCTTCGCGTCGCCCTGTCGGCGCTGACGATGGCGGAGTACTTCCGCGACGTGCAGAAGCAGGACGTGCTGCTGTTCATCGACAACATCTTCCGCTTCACGCAGGCCGGTTCCGAGGTCTCCACGCTGCTCGGCCGCATGCCGTCCGCCGTGGGTTACCAGCCGACGCTGGCCGACGAGATGGGTGTGCTCCAGGAGCGCATCACCTCGACGCGTGGTCACTCGATCACGTCGATGCAGGCCATCTACGTGCCGGCTGACGACTACACCGACCCGGCCCCGGCGACGACGTTTGCGCACCTCGACGCGACGACCGAGCTCTCGCGTGACATCGCGTCGATGGGTATCTACCCGGCCGTGGACCCGCTGACGTCGACGTCGCGCATCCTCGACCCGCGTTACATCTCGAAGGAGCACTACGAGACGGCGGTTCGCATCAAGTCGATCCTGCAGCGCAACAAGGAACTGCAGGACATCATCGCGATCCTCGGTATCGACGAGCTCTCCGAAGAGGACAAGATCCTCGTCAACCGCGCTCGCCGCATCCAGCGCTTCCTGTCGCAGAACACCTACGTCGCCAAGCAGTTCACCGGCATCGAGGGTTCGACGGTGTCGCTGCAGGACTCGATCGAGGCCTTCACGAAGATCGCGGACGGCGACTACGACCACGTCCCCGAGCAGGCCTTCTTCATGTGTGGTGGCCTCGACGACGTCGAGCGTCAGGCCGCGGAGCTGGCCAAGCAGGACTGA
- a CDS encoding F0F1 ATP synthase subunit gamma, producing the protein MGAQQRVYRQRIRSVQATKKITRAMELIAASRVVKAREAVAKSTPYAVALTRAVSSVASSTSDIDHALTTERENVKRAGVLIVTADRGLAGSYSVNAMKEAQQLITKLEHEGKEVVPYLVGRKGVSYYKFRRREYEAEWTGFTDSPKFENAEEIGERLTADFHAGAEGGGVDELHVVYTEFQSMVTQQARVIRLLPLEVAEGQLDLDGDGKPDGPLPLYDFEPNAEGVLDALLPKYVTARIFNALLQSAASELAARQRAMKSATDNATELIKTYTRLANQARQAEITQEISEIVGGASALADAS; encoded by the coding sequence ATGGGAGCGCAGCAGCGGGTCTACCGCCAGCGCATCCGGTCCGTCCAGGCGACCAAGAAGATCACGCGCGCGATGGAGCTCATCGCTGCCTCGCGCGTGGTCAAGGCGCGCGAGGCCGTCGCGAAGTCGACGCCCTACGCCGTGGCCCTGACCCGAGCCGTCTCCTCGGTCGCGTCCTCCACGTCGGACATCGACCACGCACTGACGACGGAGCGCGAGAACGTCAAGCGCGCCGGCGTCCTCATCGTCACGGCTGACCGCGGCCTCGCCGGCTCGTACTCGGTCAACGCGATGAAGGAAGCCCAGCAGCTCATCACCAAGCTCGAGCACGAGGGCAAGGAGGTCGTCCCCTACCTCGTCGGCCGCAAGGGCGTGAGCTACTACAAGTTCCGCCGTCGCGAGTACGAGGCAGAGTGGACGGGCTTCACCGACAGCCCCAAGTTCGAGAACGCCGAGGAGATCGGTGAGCGTCTGACCGCCGACTTCCATGCCGGTGCCGAGGGTGGCGGGGTCGACGAACTGCACGTCGTCTACACCGAGTTCCAGTCGATGGTGACGCAGCAGGCCCGCGTCATCCGTCTGCTGCCGCTCGAGGTGGCCGAGGGTCAGCTCGACCTCGACGGCGACGGCAAGCCCGACGGACCGCTTCCGCTCTACGACTTCGAGCCGAACGCCGAGGGCGTGCTCGATGCGCTGCTGCCGAAGTACGTCACGGCTCGCATCTTCAACGCGCTCCTGCAGTCGGCCGCTTCCGAGCTCGCTGCCCGCCAGCGCGCGATGAAGTCCGCCACGGACAACGCGACCGAACTCATCAAGACCTACACCCGACTGGCCAACCAGGCCCGTCAGGCCGAGATTACGCAAGAGATCAGCGAGATCGTGGGTGGCGCCAGCGCCCTCGCCGATGCCAGCTGA
- the atpA gene encoding F0F1 ATP synthase subunit alpha encodes MTELSIRPEEIRDALNGYVQSYEPGAASREEVGRVVDAADGIAHVEGLPSAMTNELLQFEDGTLGIAQNLDVHEIGVVILGEFGGIEEGQSVKRTGEVLSVPVGDAFMGRVVNPLGQPIDGLGDIEAEGRRALELQAPTVVQRKSVHEPLMTGIKAIDAMTPVGRGQRQLIIGDRKTGKTTIATDTIINQKQNWETGDPSKQVRCIYVAVGQKNSTVAEVRATLEEAGAMEYTTIVNAPAGDAAGFKYLAPFTGSAIGQHWMYQGKHVLIVFDDLSKQAEAYRAMSLLLRRPPGREAYPGDVFYLHSRLLERCAKLSDDLGAGSMTGLPIIETKAGDVSAYIPTNVISITDGQIFLQADLFNANQRPAVDVGISVSRVGGAAMTKAMKAVTGSIKVDLAQFREMQAFAMFASDLDAASRRQLARGERLMEMFKQPQNSPYPVEDQVASLWAGTTGKFDDVKTEDVQRFEAEWLEYMHRNHGEFMMAIRESGKLADDGKDVFAGAMDDFRKQFQASSDHGGEGSEQFDEIAADHINQEKITKHKP; translated from the coding sequence ATGACGGAGCTTTCGATCCGTCCGGAGGAGATCCGGGATGCACTGAACGGTTACGTTCAGTCCTACGAGCCCGGCGCGGCCTCCCGTGAAGAGGTCGGCCGCGTCGTCGATGCCGCTGACGGCATCGCACACGTCGAGGGTCTTCCCTCGGCCATGACCAACGAGCTGCTTCAGTTCGAAGACGGCACGCTCGGTATCGCCCAGAACCTCGACGTCCACGAGATCGGCGTCGTCATCCTGGGTGAGTTCGGCGGCATCGAAGAGGGCCAGAGCGTCAAGCGCACGGGCGAGGTCCTCTCGGTTCCCGTCGGTGACGCGTTCATGGGCCGCGTCGTCAACCCGCTCGGTCAGCCGATCGACGGCCTGGGTGACATCGAGGCCGAAGGCCGTCGCGCCCTCGAGCTGCAGGCGCCCACCGTCGTCCAGCGCAAGTCGGTCCACGAACCGCTCATGACGGGCATCAAGGCGATCGACGCCATGACGCCGGTCGGTCGCGGTCAGCGTCAGCTGATCATCGGTGACCGCAAGACGGGCAAGACGACGATCGCCACCGACACGATCATCAACCAGAAGCAGAACTGGGAGACGGGTGACCCGTCGAAGCAGGTTCGCTGCATCTACGTCGCCGTCGGTCAGAAGAACTCGACCGTCGCCGAGGTCCGCGCCACGCTCGAAGAGGCCGGCGCGATGGAGTACACGACGATCGTCAACGCTCCGGCGGGTGACGCGGCGGGCTTCAAGTACCTTGCTCCGTTCACCGGCTCGGCGATCGGCCAGCACTGGATGTACCAGGGCAAGCACGTCCTCATCGTGTTCGACGACCTGAGCAAGCAGGCCGAGGCCTACCGCGCCATGTCGCTGCTGCTGCGCCGCCCGCCGGGCCGCGAGGCCTACCCCGGTGACGTGTTTTACTTGCACTCGCGTCTGCTCGAGCGTTGCGCGAAGCTGTCGGACGACCTGGGTGCCGGTTCGATGACGGGCCTGCCGATCATCGAGACGAAGGCCGGCGACGTCTCGGCCTACATCCCGACGAACGTCATCTCGATCACGGACGGCCAGATCTTCCTCCAGGCCGACCTGTTCAACGCCAACCAGCGCCCGGCTGTCGACGTGGGTATCTCTGTGTCGCGTGTCGGTGGTGCGGCCATGACGAAGGCCATGAAGGCCGTCACCGGTTCGATCAAGGTCGACCTCGCACAGTTCCGCGAGATGCAGGCGTTCGCCATGTTCGCCTCCGACCTCGACGCCGCGTCGCGCCGTCAGCTCGCTCGCGGTGAGCGTCTCATGGAGATGTTCAAGCAGCCGCAGAACAGCCCGTACCCGGTCGAGGACCAGGTCGCGTCGCTGTGGGCCGGTACGACGGGCAAGTTCGACGACGTCAAGACCGAGGACGTGCAGCGCTTCGAGGCCGAGTGGCTCGAGTACATGCACCGCAACCACGGTGAGTTCATGATGGCGATCCGCGAGAGCGGCAAGCTGGCCGACGACGGCAAGGACGTCTTCGCCGGTGCGATGGACGACTTCCGCAAGCAGTTCCAGGCGTCGTCCGACCACGGTGGTGAGGGTTCCGAGCAGTTCGACGAGATCGCTGCGGACCACATCAACCAGGAGAAGATCACCAAGCACAAGCCGTGA
- a CDS encoding F0F1 ATP synthase subunit B: protein MFLASEGAGWPEKLPLLPHPAEMIIGLIAFAILYWLYKTKVVPNMERMYAERTASIEGGIAKAEEAQKEAAAAKQQYESQLADARAEAAKIREDARAQGAAIIAESREQAGAEAARITENATKQIAAERQQAFVQLRSELGGLSTELASRIVGESLHDEARQKGIVDRFLAELEAGRIRPESATAGSEAAASSAGSTRVEA from the coding sequence GTGTTCCTCGCATCTGAAGGTGCAGGTTGGCCGGAGAAGCTGCCGCTGCTCCCGCACCCCGCCGAGATGATCATCGGGCTCATCGCCTTCGCGATCCTGTACTGGCTGTACAAGACGAAGGTCGTTCCGAACATGGAGCGCATGTACGCGGAGCGTACGGCGTCCATCGAGGGCGGCATCGCCAAGGCGGAGGAGGCCCAGAAGGAGGCCGCCGCCGCCAAGCAGCAGTACGAGTCGCAGCTCGCCGACGCGCGTGCTGAGGCGGCCAAGATCCGCGAGGACGCCCGCGCCCAGGGTGCGGCCATCATCGCGGAGAGCCGTGAGCAGGCCGGCGCCGAAGCCGCCCGCATCACCGAGAACGCGACGAAGCAGATCGCGGCCGAGCGTCAGCAGGCCTTTGTCCAGCTGCGCAGCGAGCTCGGTGGCCTGTCCACCGAGCTCGCCAGCCGCATCGTCGGTGAGTCGCTGCACGACGAAGCCCGTCAGAAGGGCATCGTCGACCGGTTCCTCGCCGAGCTCGAGGCGGGCAGAATCCGTCCCGAGTCCGCCACCGCCGGCTCCGAGGCCGCCGCCTCGAGCGCAGGCAGCACGCGGGTCGAAGCCTGA
- a CDS encoding F0F1 ATP synthase subunit epsilon has product MSTLNVKFVAADREVWEGEASRLIARTTEGEIGILPGHQPILSVLVEGDVVVVPAQGERRTVKIDGGFLSVDKDVVTVVAQHVEMAGV; this is encoded by the coding sequence ATGAGCACCCTGAACGTCAAGTTCGTCGCTGCCGACCGTGAGGTCTGGGAGGGCGAGGCGAGCCGCCTGATCGCACGGACCACCGAAGGCGAGATCGGCATCCTGCCGGGTCATCAGCCGATCCTGTCCGTCCTCGTCGAGGGCGACGTCGTCGTCGTGCCCGCGCAGGGCGAGCGCCGTACGGTCAAGATCGACGGCGGATTCCTCTCCGTCGACAAGGACGTGGTGACGGTCGTCGCTCAGCACGTCGAGATGGCCGGGGTCTGA
- the atpB gene encoding F0F1 ATP synthase subunit A gives MSFIAGAALVADGESFKSPGTSDFWWPLIGGDSNWAITRPAVVLLVSALLIGWFFVSVTGKKLSVVPSKRQFMAEGVYGFVRNTIGRDIIGSKDFLRFLPLLLTCFTLILFNNVAGIIPFIQYPSTGRIAFPIVLTVIVYITYHVAAVKAKGGFGKYMGSLIPPGLPGWLKPIMFVLEFLTYFIIRPLTLALRLFGNMMAGHLMLLVFIVGGEYLLLHGGNIGLNGAGVLSFAAAIVMTFFELLIEFLQAFIFTMLAALYIADAVSDHH, from the coding sequence GTGAGCTTCATCGCGGGCGCTGCCCTGGTTGCCGACGGGGAGTCGTTCAAGTCCCCGGGCACGAGCGATTTCTGGTGGCCCCTGATCGGTGGCGACAGCAACTGGGCCATCACGCGCCCCGCCGTGGTCCTCCTCGTGTCGGCGCTGCTCATCGGCTGGTTCTTCGTCAGCGTGACAGGCAAGAAGCTCTCGGTCGTGCCCAGCAAGCGCCAGTTCATGGCCGAGGGCGTCTACGGCTTCGTGCGCAACACGATCGGCCGCGACATCATCGGCTCGAAGGACTTCCTGCGCTTTCTGCCGCTGCTGCTGACCTGCTTCACCCTGATCCTGTTCAACAACGTGGCCGGCATCATCCCCTTCATCCAGTACCCGAGCACGGGTCGCATCGCGTTCCCGATCGTCCTCACGGTCATCGTGTACATCACGTACCACGTCGCGGCGGTCAAGGCGAAGGGTGGCTTCGGCAAGTACATGGGCTCGCTCATCCCCCCGGGCCTGCCGGGGTGGCTCAAGCCGATCATGTTCGTGCTCGAGTTCCTCACCTACTTCATCATCCGCCCGCTGACGCTCGCGCTGCGACTCTTCGGCAACATGATGGCCGGACACCTCATGCTCCTCGTATTCATCGTCGGCGGTGAGTACCTCCTCCTGCACGGCGGCAACATCGGCCTCAATGGAGCTGGCGTCCTCTCGTTCGCGGCTGCCATCGTGATGACCTTCTTCGAGCTGCTCATCGAGTTCCTGCAGGCCTTCATCTTCACCATGCTTGCCGCCCTGTACATCGCAGACGCGGTCTCCGATCACCACTGA
- a CDS encoding uracil-xanthine permease family protein, whose translation MDLGLKWRVREDDLTRGDAVVAPDERLAWPKTIGIGMQHVVAMFGATFLVPLLTGFPPSTTLFFSGVGTVVFLLLTAGRVPSYLGSSFAFIAPLTAATKAHDMATALGGVVMAGLALALVGLVVQVAGDGWLRALMPPVVTGTIVALIGLNLAPAAKGNFMKAPVTALVTLVVILAVTVLAKGLLGRLSILIGVLTGYLVACLRSEVDFDAVDSAAWIGLPHFASPSFSWSVVGLFVPVVLVLIAENIGHVKSVAQMTDRNLDDVSGRALLGDGLATTLAGFGGGSGTTTYAENIGVMAATKVYSTAAYWVAAITAIGLSFLPKFGAIISTIPPGVLGGAATVLYGMIGMLGVRIWMENRVDFANPVNLMTAAVALIVGIADYTWTIGDVAFAGIALGTFAAVVVFHLMRAGARVSGALADPLAPLPHEGASVAGASAEADAHADGRR comes from the coding sequence ATGGATCTGGGTCTGAAGTGGCGGGTGCGTGAGGACGACCTCACGCGCGGTGACGCGGTCGTCGCGCCGGACGAGCGCTTGGCGTGGCCGAAGACGATCGGCATCGGCATGCAGCACGTCGTCGCGATGTTCGGTGCGACGTTCCTCGTGCCGCTGCTGACGGGCTTCCCGCCGTCGACGACGCTGTTCTTCTCCGGCGTCGGCACGGTCGTCTTCCTGCTGCTGACGGCGGGGCGCGTGCCGAGCTACCTCGGCTCGTCGTTCGCGTTCATCGCGCCGCTGACGGCCGCGACGAAGGCGCACGACATGGCGACGGCGCTGGGCGGCGTCGTCATGGCGGGCCTGGCTCTGGCGCTCGTCGGGCTCGTCGTCCAGGTCGCCGGCGACGGCTGGTTGCGTGCGCTCATGCCGCCGGTCGTCACGGGCACGATCGTCGCGCTCATCGGCCTCAACCTCGCGCCTGCGGCCAAGGGCAACTTCATGAAGGCGCCTGTGACGGCGCTCGTCACCCTGGTCGTCATCCTCGCGGTGACGGTGCTCGCGAAGGGGCTGCTCGGGCGCCTCAGCATCCTCATCGGTGTGCTCACCGGGTATCTCGTCGCGTGCCTGCGCAGTGAGGTCGACTTCGACGCCGTGGATTCCGCCGCCTGGATCGGACTGCCGCACTTCGCGTCGCCGTCGTTCTCGTGGTCGGTCGTCGGGCTGTTCGTGCCGGTCGTGCTCGTGCTGATCGCGGAGAACATCGGCCACGTGAAGTCGGTCGCGCAGATGACGGACCGCAACCTCGACGACGTCTCGGGGCGTGCGCTGCTCGGTGACGGCCTCGCCACGACGCTCGCCGGCTTCGGTGGCGGCTCGGGCACGACGACGTATGCCGAGAACATCGGCGTCATGGCGGCGACGAAGGTGTATTCGACGGCGGCCTACTGGGTCGCGGCCATCACAGCGATCGGGCTGTCGTTCCTGCCGAAGTTCGGCGCGATCATCTCGACGATCCCGCCCGGCGTCCTCGGGGGAGCGGCGACGGTCCTCTACGGCATGATCGGCATGCTCGGCGTGCGCATCTGGATGGAGAACCGCGTCGACTTCGCCAACCCCGTCAACCTCATGACGGCTGCGGTCGCGCTCATCGTCGGCATCGCCGACTACACGTGGACGATCGGTGACGTCGCCTTTGCCGGCATCGCCCTCGGTACCTTCGCCGCGGTCGTCGTGTTCCACCTCATGCGCGCCGGGGCGCGGGTTTCGGGGGCGCTCGCCGATCCGCTCGCGCCGCTGCCGCACGAAGGTGCGTCCGTCGCGGGCGCGTCGGCCGAGGCCGACGCGCACGCGGACGGGCGTCGCTGA